The DNA sequence GAGAACTACGTCGGCCTCCCGCACGGCGCCGTCTAGACCCACCCACCACGAGGAAGGACCGCCGATGCAGGGCTACGCCCCCGTCCCGGCCGGGACCCACGCACCGCTGCTCTCACCGGACTACCGCAGCACCGCGTTGCGGGCGCCGTCCGAGCAGCCGGTGATCCTGCCCCAGCGGCTCACCGAGATCACCGGGCCGCTGCTCACCGGGCCCGTCCGCCCCGGCGACGACGACCTCACCGTCGGTGCGCACGGTGAGGCCCAGGGACAGCGGATCGTCGTGTTCGGCCGGGTCCTCGACTCCGACGGCCGCCCCGTCCCGGACACTCTGGTCGAGGTCTGGCAGGCCAACGCCGCGGGCCGTTACGCCCACCGCTGGGACAACTGGCCCGCCCCGCTCGACCCGAACTTCACCGGTGGCGGCCGGGTCCTCACCGACGCCCACGGCGGCTACTCGTTCACCACGATCAAGCCCGGCGCCTACCCCTGGGGCAACCACCACAACGCCTGGCGCCCCGCGCACATCCACTTCTCGCTGTTCGGGCGCGCGTTCACCCAGCGGTTGGTGACCCAGATGTACTTCCCGGACGACCCGCTGTTCGCCCAGGACCCGATCTACAACGCGACGCCCGAGCAGGCGCGGACGCGGCTGGTGTCCACCTTCGACCTGGAGGCCACCCGCCCGGAGTGGGCGCTGGCGTTCCGGTTCGACATCGTGCTGCGCGGCCGCGGCGCCACCCCGTTCGAGGAGCCCCACGCATGAGCCTGCCGCCGACCCCGACCCAGACCGTCGGCCCCTACCTCGCGCTGGGCCTGCCCTGGCCGGACGGCCCGGACGTCGTGCCCGACGGCACCCCGGGCGCCGTCCTGATCGGCGGGACCGTGTTCGACGGCGCCGGGGCACTCGTCCCCGACGCGCTGGTCGAGACCTGGCAGGCCGACCCGGACGGCCGCTTCGACCACCCCGACGACCCCCGCGGCGCGGCGAAGCCGTCCGTCGAGGGCTTCCGCGGCTTCGGCCGCTGCCCCACCGACGACGAGGGCCGGTGGTGGATCCGCACCGTGCTGCCGGGTGTGCTGCCCGCCGAGGCTCCGCAGGGTGCCGACGCGCGCTCCGCCGAGGCTCCGCACGTGAACGTCTCGGTGTTCGCCCGCGGCCTGCTCGACCGCGTCGTCACCCGCGTCTACTTCCCCGAGCACGCCGCGGCGCACGCCACCGAGCCGCTGCTCACCGCCGTCCCGGCCGACCGTCGGCACACGCTCGTCGCCGTCGCGGACGGGCCGGGCCGGTACCGGTTCGACATCCGGCTGCGCGGTGAGGGGGAGACGGTGTTCCTCGCGTTGTGACGGCGCCCGGCCGCGCCGGCACCCGCCCGGGACCTCACCGGTGTGGCGGGTGTGACGCGTCCGGTTGATTCGGGTGATCCTTCGGGGGTACTCCTGCGAAGATCTACCCAGCAGGGGCGGGAGGACCGGTGGACGCAGCGCAGTCGGCACACGTGCCGTTCGGTGATCCGGCGCAGTCCGCCGCCCGGGTACGCGGGCGCGTGACGGGCGCCGTCGCCGCGGTGTCGCGGCGGTACCCCCTCGCCGTGCAGCTCGCCCGCTACGCCGTCGTCGGCGGCGGGGCGACCGCGCTGAACGCCGCGCTGTTCCTGCTGTTGCGCCCGGTGCTCCCGGCGGTCCCGGCGAACCTGGTCGCGCTGGTCCTCACCACCGCGGTCAGCACCGAGGCCAGCCGCCGCTTCGCCTTCGACGGCGCCCCCGCGCACCGGCTGCGCGAGTGGGTGCACGACGCGGGCACCGTCGCGTTCTACGCGACCTACACCTCCGCGGTGCTGCTCGCGCTGCACCAGGTGGCCGGGGACACCACACCGGGGGAGGAGGCGGCGGTCGTCGCCGCCGCCAGCCTCGTCGGCGGGCTGCTGCGGTTCGCGGTGCTGCGGTTCTGGGTGTTCGATGTGGCACGCCCGGCCGCCGCCGGTGCGCGAGGCGACCAAGAAGGACGGCACCCGTGCCCGGAACAGCCGAGTTCGACGCCTTCGACCTGACCGTCGGGCCGCCCGAGGAGCGGGTCGTCGTCCACGGGGTGCGCGGCGGACAGGGCCCGCCGGTGCTGCTGCTGCACGGCTTCCCGCAGACCCACGCCATGTGGGGGCCGCTCGCGGCGGACCTGGCGCGCGACCACACCGTCGTCGCCACGGACCTGCGCGGCTACGGAGAGTCCGGCCGCCCCGCCGACGGCGAGAACCACGCCGGCTACTCGTTCCGGGCGATGGCCGCCGACCAGGTCGACGTGATGGCCCGCCTCGGCTTCGACACCTTCGCCGTCGTCGCCCACGACCGCGGCGCCCGCGTCACCCACCGGATGCTGCTCGACCATCCCGAGCGCATCACACGGTCGGCGTTGCTGGACATCCTCCCCACCGCCTACGTCTACGCCCACACCGATCGCGCGCTGGCGACGGCGTACTTCCACTGGTTCCTGTTCATCCAGCCCGCCGATCTGCCCGAACGGCTCATCGCCGGCGACCCGATCGGCTTCCTGCACTCGTTGCTCGGCGGCTGGGGCTCCGGGCTCGACGCGCACCCGCCCGAGGCGCTGGCCTCCTACGAGCGCGCGTTCGCCGACCCGGCCGCCCGGCACGCGATGCTGGAGGACTACCGGGCGGGCGCCTCGATCGACCTCGACCACGACGCCGCCTCGGAGCGGGCGGGGGAGCGGATCGCCGCGCCCACCCTGGTGCTGTGGGGCGAGCGCGGCGTCGTCGGTGCCAACGCCGAGAGCCCGCTGGAGGTGTGGCGCCGCGCCGCCGCCGACCCGGACCTGGTCACCGGTGAGGCACTCGCCGGCGCCGGGCACTTCCTCATCGACGAGCAGCCCGCCGCGACCACCGCCGCGGTCCGCGCGTTCCTGGGCGGCTGACCGCCGGCGGTCCTCAGGACCGGACGGCGTGCACGATGCCCCAGGTGAGCTTCCCGGCCCGCCCGCCGTCCACCCAGTGCTGCAGGCCGGCCTTCATCGCGGTGAGGTAGGGCCGCGAGATCGACGACGACAGCTCCTCCTCGTGCGCGACGAGCTCCTCGCGCACCCGGCGGTAGTGCGTCGGCAGCTGCCCGGCGTGGTCGTGGAACCGCACACCGGTGAAGCCGCGTCGTTCCAGCCCGTCGGTGTAGAAGCCGGGTGTGCCCATCGTGGACAGCGCGATCCGGTCCAGGATCGGTTGGATCGAGGACTGGTCCAGCCCGTCGACGGCCATCGGGTCGGTGAACACCACCTGCCCGCCCGGGCGCAGCACCCTGGCGACCTCGTCGAGCACCCGGTCCCGGTCGCCGGAGTGCAGGAACGCGTCCTGGGACCACACCAGGTCCACCGAGGAGTCCTCGACCGGCACGGCCTCGTAGCTGCCGGTGGTGACGGTGACCTGCTGGTCCAGCCCCTGCTCGCGGGTCATCCGCTCGTTGCGGGCGTTCTCGACGGGGGAGAGGTTGAGGCAGTGCACCGCGGCCCCGTGCCCGGCCGCCAGCCGGCGGGCCGCGCCGCCGTAACCGGCTCCCAGGTCCAGCACCCGGGTGCCCGGGCCGACCCCGGCGACCTCGGCCATCCGGGTCACCGTGCGGGAGCTCGCGACCGAGATCAGCTCGTCCGGGTCCTTGTACACGCCGACGTGGATGTCCTCACCGCCCCAGACCCGCGCGTAGAAGGTGTCGGCGTCGTCGGAGTCGTAGTACGACCGGGCGGTGTGTTCGGCAGTGTGCTCGGGCGTCCGCGTCACGCGACGACCTCCTGGTCGAGGTAGGCCTTCTCGGCGATGTGCACGAAGAAGTCGGGCTCGTCGTCGGCGTAGGTCGACTGGAAGTCGCCGTAGGTGTCGATCCGCTGAAACCCGACCTCCTGCATGAGCCGCCGGGTGTAGTCCTTGCGCAGCGGGAACATGTTGAGGTGGTACCGGGAGCCGTCCGGGAAGCTGTAGCGGAATCGGGCCAGACCGTCGTCGACGTACTCCGGCTCGGCCACCACGTCGTCGCCGCAGTAGTAGTACTGGTGCTTGGAGCTGAAGCCGTTGTCCAGGATCGCGTCGTAGTTGCGCTGGTCGAGGATCAGCACACCGTCGTGGGAGAGCATGGCGTAGAACTCCGCGAGCGCCTTGCGGCGGTCACGCTCGGAGAACAGGTGCGTGAACGAGTTCCCGAGACAGATGATCGCGTCGTACTCGCCGTGCACGTCCCGGTTGAGCCACCGCCAGTCGGCCTGCACGACGCGCAGGACGTGCCCGCCGAACTTCATCCCGTTCGAGAAGGCCTTCGACAGCATCTCGGCGCTGCCGTCGGCGGAGACGACGGTCTCGAAGCCCTCCTCCAGCAGCCGGACGGAGTGGAAACCGGTGCCGGTCGCCACGTCGAGGACGCTGGTGACCCCACGCCTGCGGAGCTGCTCGACGAAGAACCTCCCCTCGCTGGCGTAGCGGGCCCTCCAGTCGATCAGCTCGTCCCACTTGTCGACGAACGTCTGCACGTACTCCTGCCGGTAGTGGGTGGACTCGCGGACCTCGGTCGGCGCGTCGCCGAACTCCTGGTCTGCCGTCATGTGGCGCGCCTCCTCGGCGCTCGGGGGCTGGACGGCCCGACCGTAGGTGCCCCCGCGGCCCCTGTCCGCTCACCGAGGGTGAGCCTGGAACTCATCGCCCGCGTTGTGCTATGCGCAACCCGGCCGGTCATTCGGGGTGCTCCCGGACGGCGGCGGCCGGGCCGAGTCGGTCCCGGGCGGCGCGCGGGCCCACCAGTGACGTCATACGACCGTCACACGCCGTCGGTCCGGTAGGGACGCGGAGTCACCGAGGCCCGGCCACGACGGGCCGCGCCCGGGACGGCGGCCATCCACTCACCCCGGGTGATCGGTGACTCCGGTCACACCATGGATTCGAGTTCATCCGTCCGGCGCAACGGCGCCGCCCCACAGGGAGCTCAGCGCGCGCCGCCGTTCGCCGCGGCCGAGCCCCCGCAGATCCGCCGTGCCCCGGTCGGTGACGACCACCTCGACGTCGTGCGACGGCGTCGTGACCGGC is a window from the Pseudonocardia sp. HH130629-09 genome containing:
- the pcaG gene encoding protocatechuate 3,4-dioxygenase subunit alpha, with the protein product MSLPPTPTQTVGPYLALGLPWPDGPDVVPDGTPGAVLIGGTVFDGAGALVPDALVETWQADPDGRFDHPDDPRGAAKPSVEGFRGFGRCPTDDEGRWWIRTVLPGVLPAEAPQGADARSAEAPHVNVSVFARGLLDRVVTRVYFPEHAAAHATEPLLTAVPADRRHTLVAVADGPGRYRFDIRLRGEGETVFLAL
- a CDS encoding GtrA family protein, with the translated sequence MDAAQSAHVPFGDPAQSAARVRGRVTGAVAAVSRRYPLAVQLARYAVVGGGATALNAALFLLLRPVLPAVPANLVALVLTTAVSTEASRRFAFDGAPAHRLREWVHDAGTVAFYATYTSAVLLALHQVAGDTTPGEEAAVVAAASLVGGLLRFAVLRFWVFDVARPAAAGARGDQEGRHPCPEQPSSTPST
- a CDS encoding methyltransferase domain-containing protein — its product is MTRTPEHTAEHTARSYYDSDDADTFYARVWGGEDIHVGVYKDPDELISVASSRTVTRMAEVAGVGPGTRVLDLGAGYGGAARRLAAGHGAAVHCLNLSPVENARNERMTREQGLDQQVTVTTGSYEAVPVEDSSVDLVWSQDAFLHSGDRDRVLDEVARVLRPGGQVVFTDPMAVDGLDQSSIQPILDRIALSTMGTPGFYTDGLERRGFTGVRFHDHAGQLPTHYRRVREELVAHEEELSSSISRPYLTAMKAGLQHWVDGGRAGKLTWGIVHAVRS
- a CDS encoding alpha/beta fold hydrolase, producing the protein MPGTAEFDAFDLTVGPPEERVVVHGVRGGQGPPVLLLHGFPQTHAMWGPLAADLARDHTVVATDLRGYGESGRPADGENHAGYSFRAMAADQVDVMARLGFDTFAVVAHDRGARVTHRMLLDHPERITRSALLDILPTAYVYAHTDRALATAYFHWFLFIQPADLPERLIAGDPIGFLHSLLGGWGSGLDAHPPEALASYERAFADPAARHAMLEDYRAGASIDLDHDAASERAGERIAAPTLVLWGERGVVGANAESPLEVWRRAAADPDLVTGEALAGAGHFLIDEQPAATTAAVRAFLGG
- the pcaH gene encoding protocatechuate 3,4-dioxygenase subunit beta, yielding MQGYAPVPAGTHAPLLSPDYRSTALRAPSEQPVILPQRLTEITGPLLTGPVRPGDDDLTVGAHGEAQGQRIVVFGRVLDSDGRPVPDTLVEVWQANAAGRYAHRWDNWPAPLDPNFTGGGRVLTDAHGGYSFTTIKPGAYPWGNHHNAWRPAHIHFSLFGRAFTQRLVTQMYFPDDPLFAQDPIYNATPEQARTRLVSTFDLEATRPEWALAFRFDIVLRGRGATPFEEPHA
- a CDS encoding class I SAM-dependent methyltransferase; translated protein: MTADQEFGDAPTEVRESTHYRQEYVQTFVDKWDELIDWRARYASEGRFFVEQLRRRGVTSVLDVATGTGFHSVRLLEEGFETVVSADGSAEMLSKAFSNGMKFGGHVLRVVQADWRWLNRDVHGEYDAIICLGNSFTHLFSERDRRKALAEFYAMLSHDGVLILDQRNYDAILDNGFSSKHQYYYCGDDVVAEPEYVDDGLARFRYSFPDGSRYHLNMFPLRKDYTRRLMQEVGFQRIDTYGDFQSTYADDEPDFFVHIAEKAYLDQEVVA